A single genomic interval of Hafnia alvei harbors:
- a CDS encoding cupin domain-containing protein, whose amino-acid sequence MFFFYQNIAVEPAGEGVTRKVLAHGGSMMMVEVCFQAAAIGPLHNHPHEQSTYVKSGVFDFTIGDETHRVSAGDTLYKKPNVTHGCVCIEAGTLVDVFTPQRQDFIS is encoded by the coding sequence ATGTTTTTCTTTTACCAAAATATTGCAGTTGAACCCGCCGGTGAAGGCGTTACCCGAAAGGTTCTCGCGCATGGTGGCAGTATGATGATGGTGGAGGTTTGCTTCCAAGCAGCGGCGATTGGCCCATTGCACAATCATCCACATGAACAGAGTACCTACGTAAAATCAGGCGTTTTCGATTTTACGATTGGTGACGAAACGCATCGGGTGAGTGCGGGCGACACGCTCTATAAAAAGCCAAATGTTACGCATGGCTGTGTATGCATCGAGGCGGGGACGTTAGTTGATGTGTTTACACCGCAGAGGCAGGACTTTATTTCATAA